A single Megachile rotundata isolate GNS110a chromosome 9, iyMegRotu1, whole genome shotgun sequence DNA region contains:
- the LOC100882597 gene encoding glutamyl aminopeptidase isoform X1: protein MPGGTSTRESSEAIRMEPLGRTSSSRSPGQNGTANTTEVPINSGDSNTGLHKRSVYEHNGIVCSQKRALCVATVIFAILFAISLIIAFAGPQNDCPCAGEKPANLEIEDDEKSSEPLATNGEIFPWNNVRLPTFAHPTRYNITIHPNLTTLDVKGQVTIEFYVDKETNYIVFHSKNLTINEKVIVLQMVQDRKGHRLKIAKLLEYPKHQQLYLELEESKFRKRGNYTVHLRFISKLTSELEGFYLSSYVTPEGEKRYLATTHFEPTYARSAFPCFDEPQFKAKFKVSIFRDRFHIALCNMPVMNTEDAGFYMGTGLLRDDFQESVEMSTYLVAFVVCDFKRVSELTKRNISVSVYAAEAMLPQAKYAVTTAARTMDYFESFFGVHYPLPKQDLIAIPDFAAGAMENWGLITYRETSILYDPQETSTKAHEWVAVVVAHELAHQWFGNLVTMKWWNDLWLNEGAASFFEYKGVNHISPEWSMMDQFILDKTQPALDLDALASSHPVSVPVKDPNEIQAIFDDISYNKGASILNMLEGFLCEDVLKSGLNDYLNSHSYGNADTNDLWAVFTKHANNTFDVKAIMDTWTQQMGFPLITITRDKNTITATQKRFLISPKENDTELSQPKSPYDYKWYVPLSYFTDKEPRKLHNVWMNLTDVTFEIPSDVEYIKCNVNQSGFYRVTYPEEMWMSIISTLLNDHTKFSPADRANLIDDAFTLCEAGELNATIPLKLSLYLLVERDYVPWATALGYLHSWKGRLNESPGYKKYITFLKKLLTPVTKYVGWADEGPHLKKLLRIAVLQSAVSIKLDDVVKPAKTLFEDWMLRGKRIAPNIRDVVYVAGIKFGGEKEWNHCWQNYQKTQVPSEKGIMLQALGTTTDHWLLQRYLLRSLDRDMVRSQDVETVIASVASNSEGQFLAWRHLKAYWPQIHALFGNGSLTVGGLISVVVSNFFTEYDYYEVSEFFKKVDVGSGRQALEQSLETIKFNIHWVKENADVVDRWLADYLNDNTS from the exons GAGACAGCAACACTGGATTGCACAAACGTAGTGTTTACGAGCACAATGGAATTGTGTGTTCTCAAAAAAGGGCTCTCTGCGTAGCCACCGTCATTTTTGCGATCCTTTTCGCCATATCACTCATCATTGCCTTCGCGGGACCACAGAATG ACTGCCCTTGTGCTGGAGAGAAGCCAGCGAACCTGGAAATCGAGGACGATGAAAAAAGCAGCGAACCTCTAGCAACTAACGGAGAG ATATTTCCTTGGAACAACGTAAGACTACCCACATTTGCGCATCCTACTAGGTACAACATTACCATCCATCCAAATCTTACCACTTTAGATGTAAAAG GACAGGTCACAATCGAATTCTACGTCGATAAAGAGACCAACTATATCGTCTTCCATagcaaaaatttgacaataaatGAAAAA GTTATTGTTTTACAGATGGTTCAAGATCGTAAAGGTCACAGGTTAAAAATCGCAAAATTGCTGGAGTATCCGAAACATCAGCAGCTATATCTAGAATTGGAGGAGAGCAAATTTCGAAAAAGAGGGAACTATACGGTACACTTGAGATTCATTTCGAAACTCACAAGTGAACTCGAGGGATTCTATCTTAGCAGCTATGTTACGCCAGAAGGAGAAAAGAG GTATCTTGCTACGACTCACTTTGAACCGACGTATGCACGCTCAGCGTTTCCATGTTTCGACGAGCCACAATTCAAAGCAAAATTCAAAGTTTCGATATTCAGGGACAGGTTTCATATCGCATTGTGCAATATGCCTGTAATGAATACGGAAGATGCGGGATTTTATATGGGAACAGGACTg CTCCGCGATGATTTCCAAGAATCTGTAGAAATGTCAACATATTTAGTGGCATTCGTGGTATGTGACTTTAAACGAGTTTCCGAGTTAACCAAAAGAAATATATCAGTGAGCGTTTATGCGGCAGAAGCGATGCTGCCACAAGCAAAGTATGCCGTAACTACAGCCGCTCGTACAATGGACTATTTCGAATCTTTTTTTGGAGTACACTATCCATTGCCCAAACAAG ATTTGATAGCTATACCTGATTTTGCTGCCGGAGCAATGGAGAACTGGGGCCTAATAACATACCGGGAAACGTCTATACTTTACGACCCGCAAGAAACATCGACTAAGGCTCATGAATGGGTAGCTGTGGTTGTGGCCCACGAATTAGCCCACCAATGGTTCGGCAATCTTGTCACCATGAAATGGTGGAACGATTTATGGTTAAATGAAGGGGCAGCCAGTTTTTTCGAATATAAAGGAGTGAATCACATTTCGCCTGAATGGAGTATGATGGATCAGTTTATTTTAGACAAAACACAACCGGCACTCGATCTCGATGCCTTAGCTAGCAGTCATCCTGTAAGCGTGCCAGTTAAAGACCCCAACGAGATACAAGCTATATTCGATGATATCAGTTACAATAAGGGTGCTTCCATTCTCAACATGCTCGAGGGCTTTCTGTGTGAGGATGTTCTTAAAAGCGGATTAAATGATTACTTGAATTCCCACTCGTACGGAAATGCAGACACGAACGACCTTTGGGCAGTCTTCACGAAACATGCTAATAACACATTTGACGTGAAA GCTATTATGGACACATGGACCCAACAGATGGGTTTCCCATTGATCACAATTACTCGTGATAAGAACACTATCACGGCAACCCAGAAGAGATTTCTGATTTCTCCAAAAGAAAATGATACTGAATTATCACAACCAAAATCACCGTATGACTACAAGTGGTACGTCCCGTTGAGCTACTTCACAGACAAAGAACCGCGCAAGCTTCACAACGTATGGATGAATTTAACTGATG TAACCTTTGAAATACCCAGCGACGTCGAATACATAAAATGTAACGTGAATCAGAGTGGATTTTATCGTGTGACTTATCCGGAGGAAATGTGGATGTCGATCATTTCTACTTTATTAAACGACCATACCAAATTTAGCCCAGCTGATCGTGCTAATCTTATTGACGATGCGTTTACTCTTTGCGAAGCTGGTGAATTAAACGCCACGATACCACTCAAATTATCTTTGTATCTTTTAGTCGAAAGAGACTATGTACCATGGGCAACAGCGCTTGGATACTTACACTCTTGGAAGGGAAGATTAAATGAAAGCCCTggatataaaaaatacattacatttttgaaaaaaCTGTTAACACCCGTGACGAAATATGTTGGTTGGGCAGACGAAGGACCTCACTTAAAAAA ATTATTAAGAATTGCAGTACTTCAATCAGCTGTGTCCATAAAATTGGATGACGTAGTAAAACCAGCAAAAACTCTTTTCGAAGATTGGATGTTAAGAGGCAAGCGAATTGCACCAAATATACGAGATGTCGTATACGTTGCAG GGATAAAATTTGGCGGTGAAAAGGAATGGAATCATTGTTggcaaaattatcaaaaaactCAAGTACCCAGTGAAAAAGGAATAATGTTGCAAGCCCTAGGAACGACGACAGATCATTGGTTACTACAACGTTACCTTTTACGTTCATTGGATCGAGACATGGTGAGGTCACAAGACGTTGAGACTGTTATAGCCTCTGTCGCTTCCAATTCTGAGGGTCAATTCCTTGCGTGGCGTCATCTTAAAGCATACTGGCCACAGATACATGCTTTATTTGGAAATGGATCGCTCACAGTGGGAGGACTGATATCTGTCGTAGTGTCTAATTTCTTTACGGAATATGATTATTACGAG GTATCAGAATTCTTTAAGAAGGTGGATGTCGGAAGTGGCCGACAAGCATTAGAACAGAGCCTAGAAACAATCAAGTTTAATATACATTGGGTGAAAGAGAATGCAGATGTCGTCGATCGATGGCTTGCAGATTATTTAAACGATAACACGAGTTAA
- the LOC100882597 gene encoding glutamyl aminopeptidase isoform X3: MPGGTSTRESSEAIRMEPLGRTSSSRSPGQNGTANTTEVPINSGDSNTGLHKRSVYEHNGIVCSQKRALCVATVIFAILFAISLIIAFAGPQNDCPCAGEKPANLEIEDDEKSSEPLATNGEIFPWNNVRLPTFAHPTRYNITIHPNLTTLDVKGQVTIEFYVDKETNYIVFHSKNLTINEKMVQDRKGHRLKIAKLLEYPKHQQLYLELEESKFRKRGNYTVHLRFISKLTSELEGFYLSSYVTPEGEKRYLATTHFEPTYARSAFPCFDEPQFKAKFKVSIFRDRFHIALCNMPVMNTEDAGFYMGTGLLRDDFQESVEMSTYLVAFVVCDFKRVSELTKRNISVSVYAAEAMLPQAKYAVTTAARTMDYFESFFGVHYPLPKQDLIAIPDFAAGAMENWGLITYRETSILYDPQETSTKAHEWVAVVVAHELAHQWFGNLVTMKWWNDLWLNEGAASFFEYKGVNHISPEWSMMDQFILDKTQPALDLDALASSHPVSVPVKDPNEIQAIFDDISYNKGASILNMLEGFLCEDVLKSGLNDYLNSHSYGNADTNDLWAVFTKHANNTFDVKAIMDTWTQQMGFPLITITRDKNTITATQKRFLISPKENDTELSQPKSPYDYKWYVPLSYFTDKEPRKLHNVWMNLTDVTFEIPSDVEYIKCNVNQSGFYRVTYPEEMWMSIISTLLNDHTKFSPADRANLIDDAFTLCEAGELNATIPLKLSLYLLVERDYVPWATALGYLHSWKGRLNESPGYKKYITFLKKLLTPVTKYVGWADEGPHLKKLLRIAVLQSAVSIKLDDVVKPAKTLFEDWMLRGKRIAPNIRDVVYVAGIKFGGEKEWNHCWQNYQKTQVPSEKGIMLQALGTTTDHWLLQRYLLRSLDRDMVRSQDVETVIASVASNSEGQFLAWRHLKAYWPQIHALFGNGSLTVGGLISVVVSNFFTEYDYYEVSEFFKKVDVGSGRQALEQSLETIKFNIHWVKENADVVDRWLADYLNDNTS; this comes from the exons GAGACAGCAACACTGGATTGCACAAACGTAGTGTTTACGAGCACAATGGAATTGTGTGTTCTCAAAAAAGGGCTCTCTGCGTAGCCACCGTCATTTTTGCGATCCTTTTCGCCATATCACTCATCATTGCCTTCGCGGGACCACAGAATG ACTGCCCTTGTGCTGGAGAGAAGCCAGCGAACCTGGAAATCGAGGACGATGAAAAAAGCAGCGAACCTCTAGCAACTAACGGAGAG ATATTTCCTTGGAACAACGTAAGACTACCCACATTTGCGCATCCTACTAGGTACAACATTACCATCCATCCAAATCTTACCACTTTAGATGTAAAAG GACAGGTCACAATCGAATTCTACGTCGATAAAGAGACCAACTATATCGTCTTCCATagcaaaaatttgacaataaatGAAAAA ATGGTTCAAGATCGTAAAGGTCACAGGTTAAAAATCGCAAAATTGCTGGAGTATCCGAAACATCAGCAGCTATATCTAGAATTGGAGGAGAGCAAATTTCGAAAAAGAGGGAACTATACGGTACACTTGAGATTCATTTCGAAACTCACAAGTGAACTCGAGGGATTCTATCTTAGCAGCTATGTTACGCCAGAAGGAGAAAAGAG GTATCTTGCTACGACTCACTTTGAACCGACGTATGCACGCTCAGCGTTTCCATGTTTCGACGAGCCACAATTCAAAGCAAAATTCAAAGTTTCGATATTCAGGGACAGGTTTCATATCGCATTGTGCAATATGCCTGTAATGAATACGGAAGATGCGGGATTTTATATGGGAACAGGACTg CTCCGCGATGATTTCCAAGAATCTGTAGAAATGTCAACATATTTAGTGGCATTCGTGGTATGTGACTTTAAACGAGTTTCCGAGTTAACCAAAAGAAATATATCAGTGAGCGTTTATGCGGCAGAAGCGATGCTGCCACAAGCAAAGTATGCCGTAACTACAGCCGCTCGTACAATGGACTATTTCGAATCTTTTTTTGGAGTACACTATCCATTGCCCAAACAAG ATTTGATAGCTATACCTGATTTTGCTGCCGGAGCAATGGAGAACTGGGGCCTAATAACATACCGGGAAACGTCTATACTTTACGACCCGCAAGAAACATCGACTAAGGCTCATGAATGGGTAGCTGTGGTTGTGGCCCACGAATTAGCCCACCAATGGTTCGGCAATCTTGTCACCATGAAATGGTGGAACGATTTATGGTTAAATGAAGGGGCAGCCAGTTTTTTCGAATATAAAGGAGTGAATCACATTTCGCCTGAATGGAGTATGATGGATCAGTTTATTTTAGACAAAACACAACCGGCACTCGATCTCGATGCCTTAGCTAGCAGTCATCCTGTAAGCGTGCCAGTTAAAGACCCCAACGAGATACAAGCTATATTCGATGATATCAGTTACAATAAGGGTGCTTCCATTCTCAACATGCTCGAGGGCTTTCTGTGTGAGGATGTTCTTAAAAGCGGATTAAATGATTACTTGAATTCCCACTCGTACGGAAATGCAGACACGAACGACCTTTGGGCAGTCTTCACGAAACATGCTAATAACACATTTGACGTGAAA GCTATTATGGACACATGGACCCAACAGATGGGTTTCCCATTGATCACAATTACTCGTGATAAGAACACTATCACGGCAACCCAGAAGAGATTTCTGATTTCTCCAAAAGAAAATGATACTGAATTATCACAACCAAAATCACCGTATGACTACAAGTGGTACGTCCCGTTGAGCTACTTCACAGACAAAGAACCGCGCAAGCTTCACAACGTATGGATGAATTTAACTGATG TAACCTTTGAAATACCCAGCGACGTCGAATACATAAAATGTAACGTGAATCAGAGTGGATTTTATCGTGTGACTTATCCGGAGGAAATGTGGATGTCGATCATTTCTACTTTATTAAACGACCATACCAAATTTAGCCCAGCTGATCGTGCTAATCTTATTGACGATGCGTTTACTCTTTGCGAAGCTGGTGAATTAAACGCCACGATACCACTCAAATTATCTTTGTATCTTTTAGTCGAAAGAGACTATGTACCATGGGCAACAGCGCTTGGATACTTACACTCTTGGAAGGGAAGATTAAATGAAAGCCCTggatataaaaaatacattacatttttgaaaaaaCTGTTAACACCCGTGACGAAATATGTTGGTTGGGCAGACGAAGGACCTCACTTAAAAAA ATTATTAAGAATTGCAGTACTTCAATCAGCTGTGTCCATAAAATTGGATGACGTAGTAAAACCAGCAAAAACTCTTTTCGAAGATTGGATGTTAAGAGGCAAGCGAATTGCACCAAATATACGAGATGTCGTATACGTTGCAG GGATAAAATTTGGCGGTGAAAAGGAATGGAATCATTGTTggcaaaattatcaaaaaactCAAGTACCCAGTGAAAAAGGAATAATGTTGCAAGCCCTAGGAACGACGACAGATCATTGGTTACTACAACGTTACCTTTTACGTTCATTGGATCGAGACATGGTGAGGTCACAAGACGTTGAGACTGTTATAGCCTCTGTCGCTTCCAATTCTGAGGGTCAATTCCTTGCGTGGCGTCATCTTAAAGCATACTGGCCACAGATACATGCTTTATTTGGAAATGGATCGCTCACAGTGGGAGGACTGATATCTGTCGTAGTGTCTAATTTCTTTACGGAATATGATTATTACGAG GTATCAGAATTCTTTAAGAAGGTGGATGTCGGAAGTGGCCGACAAGCATTAGAACAGAGCCTAGAAACAATCAAGTTTAATATACATTGGGTGAAAGAGAATGCAGATGTCGTCGATCGATGGCTTGCAGATTATTTAAACGATAACACGAGTTAA